The genome window CTCGGGGAAAAAGCGCACCGTCGCGTTCTTCGTGCCGCGCAATCGCAGCCGCCGCGTGACTCCTACCATGCCGGAGCACTGCTCCGCGCATGAAACATCGGATGCTTCTTTCTGATCGATGAAAATGCGGCATTCACGCCGCCATGCTTTCGGCATGCGGTAGGATGACCGCCCGTTCTCGATGAATGTCTCAAGTCCGCACAGTGCCGGTGCTCCGTACGGGAATCTGAACGTCTGGGATACTCCCACGTTCGGCGAATGACCGGCGAAGTAGAATCCGCCTTTGTGGCGTGATACCGTCATGATGGGATTCTTCTGTGCACTTTCGCGTTTGTCGAGCATGAGATCGATACTGAACGCGGACATCATCAGACGCATGAGGAGCTCGGGATAGAAAAACTCGTTCTGATCGCGCATGCCGGGCAGATGGGCTGCATGATGTTCCGGCAGTGCGAACGAATTCGTCCCGCGTACCCAGGTAATGCCGCCGCCGTTCCATTCCTTCTGCCTGCGCGAGAGCGCTATCACGCGTGTTTCTCCGTTTTTCGATACTGTTGCCGCGGTGTCTGCCTTTCCCGAAAGGACGGTCGTGATGCCGCCGGCGGATGATAATGGATCATGCAAGATCTTCACCGCTGCTTTACGCGCGGTCAGCGTATCGCACGGGATGGATACAGCGATATCCATTTCGCCGTCTATCGGCGATGCATGGGATATGCCGAGGAGATCGAGCATTGTTCTGTCCGCGTGGTCGGTGGGGCCATAGAGCATAAGCCGTCCGCCTGCCTCTACATGCGCGATGAGCGCTTTCGCGATAGCCCCGTTCGACGGTACCGGCGACGTGATTATCGTCTGTGCGAATCGCTTCGGATCCTTCGCGAGCGCGGAGAGATAATTCTTCGTGCTTACGACGGTATTCACCGGAAAGCCGTTATTTATCGCCGTGCGCATGAACCAGTCGCCGAAGAACACCTCTCCGATGCGTTTGCCGTCGTACGCCATATCGTGATATTCATCGAACGGGTAAAGCCATGTGATAAGCCCCGGCGCGTCGGGCGATGTGCCGAAGCAGTCGAGCATGAACGGTATCACTTCGTTGGGTATGAGGTCCTGCGTCTGTCCGTACGTCCCGTCGACGGAGAGAATGTTCACATCTGTGGGGAGCGACATATCACCGTTCCCGTCGACACGCGCGACCGCGAGCGGGAGGTAAATGTCATGCGGTTCGCGTCCGTAGCGGTCTATCCACGGATCATTGATGAACCACAGATCGTGCACGTAGAAACGGAACGGATATGTCGTTCCCGGTATCTCGGCGATATGGCTCATCCAGCCGGCGAGCTCAAGGCCGAAGTCGCCGTTGAGCGCGGCCCATGGAGAATTGGGCGGCGGTTCGAGCCCGTATCCGCTGCGATAGATCTCGCGGAGCGGTACACCGTCGCTCGCAAGGTCGCGGCCTGTCGTCTGATTCGTACCCCGCGTGCGGAGCGGCAGGCTCGGGCATTCGCGGCGGAAGCTCGCCCAGAAATCGAGCGATATCTTCTTTACATCGTTCGCTTTTGCGGGGCTGAATTCCTTCCCGTTAAACACAGCACCGTACATTCCCCATGTTTCCATCCCGAAGCCGAAGCCGTTGGAGAGCCAGAGGAATTCGAATCCCATGTCGGCGCAGAATATCCTGCTCTGCCGTCCGAGGAATTCACCAAGCAGCGTCCCTTCCGGGATGCCGTTCGGATAGCCCGCGTATTTCCCTTTGTCCGCATGGAGCGTCGAATAGCAGACGACGAAGCTCGCCTTGCCCATGGTGCCGCCGAGGCATATCTCCGGATGCTTCTCGTATTTGAATTTCGACTTCGCGAATTCCGGGCCAGGATCGAATGTGGCGCCGAGACGTACGGGTTTTCCCGTGACCGCATGGCATTCCTCGCGTATTATCTCAAGGAAACGCTTGTACCAGCGGTAGGTGAAGAGCGGCGGATTATCGATATAGGTGTACGTTGTGTGATGTATGCATTTTTTATTCGGGTCGCTGTCAGGGAGTTTTTCCCCGCGTGGATTGGCTACACCGACGGTGTACGACCATTCGAATTTCTCATCGAGATCGCCTTTGTAATCGAGTATCTCCGATCCGTCCGATGTCCACATCATGATCGAGACGCGGTCGGCGTGCTTGGTGAGCGCCAACCACTGTATGAATATTTCACGGGCTTTTGCACGTATCCCCGCTTCCGATGTGTCGATGAACGGGCGTAAGCTCAGTTCCAGTGTGACATCGTTGATCGTTCTGTTCAGGTACGGCATGGAAACTCCTTGTATCAATTATCGTTTTTAATGCCGGTGACGGCATCATAGAACAGTGTTCCTTCGTAAGCAGTGCCGAGCGACAGCGTCGCCAGGCATACACGGATATGTGTGCATGCGGCGGGTATATCGCTTCGGCGCACGGTGAATGAGAGTTGTTTCCATTCGTTATCGGCGAGTGTTTTCGGCGCATCGATATTGTTTATGAACCGATCGTTCTGCCAGATCGTGATGAATATCCAGGGGCGGTTGCCGGCATAGTCGGCGGACTTTCGCTGATAGAACGTGAACGAATAGGACAGCGTGTTCGATGTGAGCGCTATCGGATGCGAAACGATGCCTGCTGCACCGGTAGTGATGCTCCTCACCGCGACGGCATTGCTCCCGTCATAGGACGATCGCACGACGCCGATGCGCACATCGTCAAGCGATCGGTCCCACGCATACCATTCCCAGCCGATAGGAAGCAGGCGCCCGCCGTTCATCTGTACGCGTTCAAAGCTTCCATTGCTGATGACGGACTCTCCGGCAGAGAGGAGCGATGCGAGCAGCAGTGTGCAAAGAATTCTCATTCCGGTTCCAGTTTCCCATAGTACACGGCATCTTTCGCCGCACCGATGCCGCTTGACCATTCGAGATATCCTGCGCGCCCCGCGCCGTCGTTGTTGTTGATGAGCACGGAGAAGCGTACCGTTTTTCTTGCCGAGACATCGAACGGGTAAAGCTCGGTTGCATCGATATGGATACGGTAGCGCAGTGACGGCCCGTTCCTGTCGATGAGAATGCGTCCGTGCTTAAGCGGCGCGTTCGCGGCCGTCCAGCGCTGCGGGAGGTCGCCCCCCACTGAAGCAGCTATCGCTTTATAGATGAGCGGTCCTGTTGGTGTGAGAGCGGCGACGAATTCCGTCTGCCCGTACAGCGATCCGGTCCCATCCGTGTCTATCGCGAACTGTACACTGTCGCCTTTCCAGTAGTCGGGCATTTTCTCGTTCTGTGTGAACACAGGGTCCTTCACGTCGATGACGATATCAAGACCCTGCGCACCAATCGATAGGGCGAATCTGCCCTTAAGACCGTCGGGCTTCGGTACACTTGTCTGCACATAGTTCCAGTCGACATTGACCCACGGAAGCGTATCGGCGGTGTTCAGATCAGTATCGAGAATAGGTTTTGTAGCATAGCGTGCACGCGGGACCGCGACCGCGGCTTTCAGCGCCCTCACGTCGGGATTGAGCGATGCCGTCGACTGCGGAAGCGATGCGAAGAGCGATTCGGGGAGCCCTTTGATGAAATACATCCGTTCCGGTTCAACAGCGAACGCCCCGGTGAGCGGATAGCCTTCGGCGGTGGTGACCGCGGCAGATGCGAGTGCACTCCGTATGCGGCTGTCGGGCTCGGCCGATGATCCTTCCGTCCAGAGCACGGCGAATGTCTTTGCACCGTCCTTGAAATACACGATGCGCTGCCCGGATGTAAGATCTGCGGTGCCTGTATAAACGAGTGTTGATGACACCTGATCGATGAACACGCGGAGCGCTACCGCTGCCGGACGCGGTTCTACGAGGGGGCGATGACGGAAAAGCCCTGCCGACTGCTGGAACGATCCGTCCTCGAAGGCTACGGGCAGCAGTTCCTTTTCGCCGTGTCCTTCCATCATTGTGAAAACCGCAATGCGCTGCGCTCCGTATTTCAGCTGATCGCAGAGATCGAGGATCATGCGCTTGGCGAGCGCCGCTTCGCTCGGGGGCTTTTCCATGGCGCTGATGAGTATGCCGTGCCACTCCGTCGATCCCCATACGCGGCTCGGTGCCTTGAACGAGGTCTCAAGCTCCCTGAACTCTGGTATCGATGAGCCCGGCCATGCGCCGTGCATCGAGAGCACATCGAACGGTGCACCGCCGAGCCTGAGGAATTCGCGGTAGAAGGGGAGATAGCGTTTGCCGCCCTGGCCGCCGAGCCAAACGCGGTGCGACGTATCGATTCGCTTGATCGTATCGTAGCCGCTTTTCACGAGCTCAGCGTATTTTTCCGTCGTGTCGCGCCAGAACACGCTGCCGTTGGGAAGATGCGGTTCATTCCACATCTCCCAATCCTTCATGGAGGAGCCGTAGCGCTTTACGATAGCTTCGACGAAATCGGTCCAGTCCTTCATGTCCGTCGGCGCCCAAGCTGCGAATTTCGAGACGCAGATGTCGACCTCGGTGCGGTCAGGGTAGGGAGATGCCCACTGCGGCGTGCCTATCAGTGTAGCAAAGAATTCATTGATGCCGTATTGCTTCAGTGTCTCTATCTTTTCGTCCATGTGTTTCCAGTCGTACTCACCGCGTTTTTTCGCGACGATCTTGGTCTTGTCCCAGTGATCGCCCCAGTCGACCCAGATGCGGGCGAAATTGAAACCGATGAACGATGCAAGCTTCGCCTCTCTGTCATTGGCCGTATCCGGCGTCACGCCGAACTGCGGCGGACGTTTTCCCGTTATCGGCGGCATGACAGCCACGGCGCGGCGCGCGCGCGAAAACTGCTTAACCGTGCCGCGCGTTGTCTGCAGATTGTACGCGAGTGCAAGCGGTATATCCTTTCCGTCGGCATGGTACGAGAATGCGATCTCGTAATACCCCGGTGCTGATGGCTGCCATTTCCATCCGCCGTTCATGAATGCCGCACGGGGCAATGTGAGCTCCGTTATCTTTCTATTACGCGCATCGTACACTGTTCCGGTGAACGAACGTATCGCTTCATCGATGATGCCGCCTTCGGGAAGGAATGTCACCGGTTTGCCGACCGTGAACCAATTGTATTCCGCTGAGCCGGTGATGTTGAGCCCGAGTGTCGATGTGCGCCGGGCGGTACGTTCATCTGCCGATACCGCATCAAGTGAGCGCGAAAGGAGTGACTGGATCTCGCTGCCCGAGAGCACACGGTCATAGACGAATACATCATCGAGGTCACCTTTCATTGCGCGTATCGGTCCGCCGGCATTCGCCTGCCCGAGACAGTAGCGGTCGGCGTTCACGAACGGCTGATGCTTCGCTGTGCCGGCCCCGGCTGATCTGCCGTTGATATAGAATACGTAGCTTCCGTCCTCGCCGTATGTCATGGCGATATGCGTCCAATCCCCTGCGGCTACTGCGGCGCTGGAATTCGCCACGCCGGCAATGTCCGAACGTATCAGCGCGAGTTTGCCGTCCGCATTTACCCGGAAGTAATGGCATCCCTTCGCATCGCCCGCGTAAATGGAGTGCTGCCCCTCCGGGGTATGTGTCTTTTCGCCGAAATGCTCGGAGCGAAACCATGCGGCGATCGTGAAATTCTGGCCGAGCACGGGCGCGCCGTCGCCGACGATCTTTCCCGTAGCGCCGTCGAAGCGTACCGCCTGTCCGTTCTTGCCGGGGGTGTATATCGTTCCGGCAGCAAGGTCGCCGTGCGCGTTGCCGGCGCGGTCATAGATGGTGAGGCCGGAGGCATCGCCCGTATCGAATGACCAGCATCCGACGGGGCCGTCCGATCCGAGCCGCCGAGGATTGACACCGAGCGATGGTTTTACGGTCTTTTCATCGGCGATGAATTTGATATCGCCTAACTCGAACCAGCCATTGGCCTTGAACATGAGATAATTCATCGTGAAGAGCGCAGTGCCGTTGGATATTGAGATGCGTTTTTTTATTTCCTTCCAGTCAGCGCCGAGCGCACCGAGGTCCTGCATGTCCTTGATAAGGACTTTCTTCGTCCCGTCATACTGGAAGAAATGCGCTGCAAGGCGGCCGGCACCGCGTACCTTGAGCGTGAGCGTGTGCATGCCGTCGCTGACGGCAACGTGCGAGGTGATTATGCCGCCGGTGGAATCCGGATCGGGGAAGCTCACCTTTATGGACGGCGTGCCGTTGAAGCCGTCGGAAATGAATTCCGTGCCAATCGACTTCGTCGACTTCCATTCGCTGAAAAGTCCCCCCTGTTTCAGCGCATCCGCTCCGATGTCGGCAGCGTACGCCGATACCGCAAGCGATAGTATGATCGTAAGATATGATCTCATAGATGCCTCTCGATGGTGTCAGTGCACATCAGCGATCGTTCCGCTTCATACGGATTGTACCACGTACGTTGCCGCTGACAAGCATCTCAGTACGTCCCTGCATGGGCTGCTTCCACCAGAGCGCGGTAGTTCTCCGGCTTCACCGTATCGATTATCGAATGGCTCGATGCGACCACATAGCCGCGTCGATCGGACAGCCTGCGGATGTGCTCTTTCGTGTCGGCCGCTACCGCCTCCGGTGTCCCGAAGCTTAACAGCTCCTGCACGCAGATATTCCCGACGATGGTGAAATCGGGATACTTTTCGTGTATCGCATACACATCGTTGACCACGGTCTGCACCGGGTTTATCGCATTCACTTTCCAGTCGGCGAAGAACGGAAGCACGTCCTTCATCGGTCCGCAGCAATGACACATAACCGGGCGGCCGGTCGCGCGTGCCGCTTCGATGATCTTCGCTTCGCGCGGCGCCCAGAGCTGGGCAAGGTGATCGGGACTCATGAAACCGGTGACATCATCGCCGATGTAGAAGAAGTGGAAGGGGATGTCCTTCGTCGCTTCGATGACGTCGAGCGCGAATTTCGTATAGAGGTCAAGAAGTCTTGCGACGAGTTCGGGCTGTTCATATATCATGAGCATGAACGATTCTATCGCGGTCGGTCCGGCTGACATATATGCGGCGGTGAGCGGTCCTGCGAGATTGGCGCATACGCCGATGCCGGTGCCCTTCACGGCGGCGAGGTATCTCTCCATTTTTCCGCGCATGTCATTCATTGACGGGGGAACGATCGCGGCAATATCATCCATCGTTCTGACGCTCGCATGCTTTGCGTGCATACGAAGCGCGCAGGGTATGGCGTCCTGCCCGACAAGTTTCGCCATCGATATCACATCGGCAAGGACATCCTCGTTCCAGAAGCTGTAACCGTCCGGCAGGGCATGGCCGAGGAGCGCTTGTGCATTCGTTTTATTGATGGCGATTTCGAAATTCGGCGTGCGGTCATGCGGCTCCTTGCGGAACGCATGGATGAGCCGCGATATATCAGGTGCCACATGGCTCTCTGTGCTCTCCGTGTTCTCTGTGGTTCTATTTGTTTTCATTGCAGTTGCCCTTTACCACGACCGCTTCAATGCCGAGTGCGTCCGCTATCTTCTTTATCGTCGCGGCATGTCTGCCCACACCGAGCGCGTAATGATGCGTCGGGCCTTCCATGACCCATGCCTTGATGAAGTCGCGCGTGTTCGGCGGGAAAAAGCCGCGCGTGTTGGTGTTCCCCGTCGGCGGTATCATCCCTTTTTTCGATTCGCCTTCGCCGATGACGAATTTGAATTTTCCGTCGGCCTTCTGGGTGATGCCGAGCATGGTGATGGGGCCTTCCTTTATCTTGAACTCCACGCCCGCGCCGCTTCCCGGCTTGCCGTGATACTTGGTGAGCGAACGGAGCACCGGCTTTCCGTCGGCGATATTCAGATGGTGAGGTCCGTCATGGCCTACCAGTATGAAGTCTTCCGAGAAATCGAAGGGATGGAATTCGGCGAAGCTGCCGCCGATGCCGAGCCTGTCCATGATAAGCATGGCGACATTGGTCTTAATATCGAATTCGCCGCACATGGGAAATCCTTTGGCGAGGAGAAGCGAATTGCCGACGATGAGCGTCGTCGCGATGGTGCGTTCGAGCGATTCGGGCTCACCTTCGTAGTAGTAGGCGAGGCCGGTGAGATCGAATTTCTTGATGAGACGGTCCAGTGCGCAGGCGCTCTTTGCCGCCTGTTCGAGGTCTTCCTTTGTGAGCTTCTTTGTCACCGGGTCCGATTTCGGATTGGGGAAATCGAATATCGCTTCGATGGCTTTGATCTTTTCCTTTACTTCTGCGTCGCTTACCTGCTTGTAGCATGCGGCGAGATCGGCTATCTCGATGAGCGGTACGTGTACGCCGAAGGCGGACGATATCGCGGTGGGGTCGGCATGCATGTCATACATCGATTCAAGGACATGGCCCATGAGACCGAGCCGTGCGCCCTTGAGCGAGCGGAGCACCCGTGCTATCGCGCACCATTCTTTTATCTCGGCATCCGCGCGCACGTCGCCGGTGAGCGTTCCGATGATGACGTCCGCAACTTTTTTACCGAGCCGTACTGCGACACCGGTGAATTCCGGCACGCTGCAGATATTATCGTTCTCAAGCTGCATGTAGGTGGACGCTTTGGTGTAATCCATGGCTGCCCGCGGCTGAAGCGCAACGAGAATGACCGGGACAGCGGCATCCCGCATGATCGGCGCGAACACTGAGGATGTGGCGTAGGTGAGCATATTACAGAAAAGAATGTCGACGTCGGCTGCCTTTATCTTTGTGAGCGTATCATATGCCTTGGCGTTGGTGTCGACCATACCGAAGTCGATCACCTCAGCGCCGAAAGCATCCACTTTCTTCTTCAGCTCTCCGTGGTATCCCATAAGCCCCTGCAAGAGGCCTTCGAATTGATGCCAATAGGTGTCATGTCCCACGCCGAAGAGGCCGATGCGGGCTTTTCTCTGGTTCGCAGCGTTCATTGATGGCTCCTCGTTTTTCATTGGGGATAACATATACA of Spirochaetota bacterium contains these proteins:
- a CDS encoding LamG-like jellyroll fold domain-containing protein, translating into MRSYLTIILSLAVSAYAADIGADALKQGGLFSEWKSTKSIGTEFISDGFNGTPSIKVSFPDPDSTGGIITSHVAVSDGMHTLTLKVRGAGRLAAHFFQYDGTKKVLIKDMQDLGALGADWKEIKKRISISNGTALFTMNYLMFKANGWFELGDIKFIADEKTVKPSLGVNPRRLGSDGPVGCWSFDTGDASGLTIYDRAGNAHGDLAAGTIYTPGKNGQAVRFDGATGKIVGDGAPVLGQNFTIAAWFRSEHFGEKTHTPEGQHSIYAGDAKGCHYFRVNADGKLALIRSDIAGVANSSAAVAAGDWTHIAMTYGEDGSYVFYINGRSAGAGTAKHQPFVNADRYCLGQANAGGPIRAMKGDLDDVFVYDRVLSGSEIQSLLSRSLDAVSADERTARRTSTLGLNITGSAEYNWFTVGKPVTFLPEGGIIDEAIRSFTGTVYDARNRKITELTLPRAAFMNGGWKWQPSAPGYYEIAFSYHADGKDIPLALAYNLQTTRGTVKQFSRARRAVAVMPPITGKRPPQFGVTPDTANDREAKLASFIGFNFARIWVDWGDHWDKTKIVAKKRGEYDWKHMDEKIETLKQYGINEFFATLIGTPQWASPYPDRTEVDICVSKFAAWAPTDMKDWTDFVEAIVKRYGSSMKDWEMWNEPHLPNGSVFWRDTTEKYAELVKSGYDTIKRIDTSHRVWLGGQGGKRYLPFYREFLRLGGAPFDVLSMHGAWPGSSIPEFRELETSFKAPSRVWGSTEWHGILISAMEKPPSEAALAKRMILDLCDQLKYGAQRIAVFTMMEGHGEKELLPVAFEDGSFQQSAGLFRHRPLVEPRPAAVALRVFIDQVSSTLVYTGTADLTSGQRIVYFKDGAKTFAVLWTEGSSAEPDSRIRSALASAAVTTAEGYPLTGAFAVEPERMYFIKGLPESLFASLPQSTASLNPDVRALKAAVAVPRARYATKPILDTDLNTADTLPWVNVDWNYVQTSVPKPDGLKGRFALSIGAQGLDIVIDVKDPVFTQNEKMPDYWKGDSVQFAIDTDGTGSLYGQTEFVAALTPTGPLIYKAIAASVGGDLPQRWTAANAPLKHGRILIDRNGPSLRYRIHIDATELYPFDVSARKTVRFSVLINNNDGAGRAGYLEWSSGIGAAKDAVYYGKLEPE
- a CDS encoding uroporphyrinogen decarboxylase family protein, coding for MKTNRTTENTESTESHVAPDISRLIHAFRKEPHDRTPNFEIAINKTNAQALLGHALPDGYSFWNEDVLADVISMAKLVGQDAIPCALRMHAKHASVRTMDDIAAIVPPSMNDMRGKMERYLAAVKGTGIGVCANLAGPLTAAYMSAGPTAIESFMLMIYEQPELVARLLDLYTKFALDVIEATKDIPFHFFYIGDDVTGFMSPDHLAQLWAPREAKIIEAARATGRPVMCHCCGPMKDVLPFFADWKVNAINPVQTVVNDVYAIHEKYPDFTIVGNICVQELLSFGTPEAVAADTKEHIRRLSDRRGYVVASSHSIIDTVKPENYRALVEAAHAGTY
- a CDS encoding L-fucose/L-arabinose isomerase family protein; translation: MNAANQRKARIGLFGVGHDTYWHQFEGLLQGLMGYHGELKKKVDAFGAEVIDFGMVDTNAKAYDTLTKIKAADVDILFCNMLTYATSSVFAPIMRDAAVPVILVALQPRAAMDYTKASTYMQLENDNICSVPEFTGVAVRLGKKVADVIIGTLTGDVRADAEIKEWCAIARVLRSLKGARLGLMGHVLESMYDMHADPTAISSAFGVHVPLIEIADLAACYKQVSDAEVKEKIKAIEAIFDFPNPKSDPVTKKLTKEDLEQAAKSACALDRLIKKFDLTGLAYYYEGEPESLERTIATTLIVGNSLLLAKGFPMCGEFDIKTNVAMLIMDRLGIGGSFAEFHPFDFSEDFILVGHDGPHHLNIADGKPVLRSLTKYHGKPGSGAGVEFKIKEGPITMLGITQKADGKFKFVIGEGESKKGMIPPTGNTNTRGFFPPNTRDFIKAWVMEGPTHHYALGVGRHAATIKKIADALGIEAVVVKGNCNENK